The sequence TGGCGACAGGAACATTACAAGCCGGGCAGGATGCTTGTGGCAGCCGCGGGTGCCGTGGATCACGAGAAGTTGGTGAATCTTGCCTCGCGCACATTCGGCTCGTTGCCTCCAGCGAGCGATGCGCGGCAACAAAGCTTATCCGGCGTGCAGTCGCGCCGCCAAGCCATCGACCGGGACATGGAGCAGACGCACGTCCTGTTCGGCTTCCCCGGCGTAGCCCTGACAGACGAGCGCCGCTTCGCCCTCGCCTATCTTAACAGCCTTCTGGGCGGTCAGATGTCCTCGCGGCTGTTCCAGGAAGTGCGCGAGCGGCGAGGTTTGGCCTACTCCGTGTACTCCTCGCACCAGGCGCTGGCGAACCAGGGCGTACTGCAGGTCTATGCCGCGACCCAGCCTGGAAAATGCCGCGAGATGCTCTCAGTCATCCTGCAGGAGTTGCACGAACTGGCTCAGGGAAAGGTGGATGAAGCCGAAATAGCCCATTGCCGAGACCACTTGCTCGGAATGCTCTACCTGGGTACCGAATCCTCCGAGGACCGCATGTTGCGTTTGGCTAAAAACCATTTCCTGTTCGGCAGACATGTGCCCGTGGAAGAAACCGCGGCTGAACTGAACGCAGTGAACCTGGACGACATACGCGCCGTGGCCCGGGATTTCCTTGCCCCGGACCAGGCCTGCCTGTGCATCTTGGGGCCGGATGTGGACGAATCCCTCTGGAAGGGCTTATGGGACTGATTTGCGGTGTTTCTCCACAAGCAAAGGAAGATCACATGCACGCAACGACCATTCTCGCCGTCCTGGATGACCGCGGGGTAGCCATGGCCGGCGACGGCCAGGTCACCCTGGGCCAGCAGACGGTTATGAAGCATACGGCCCGCAAAGTACGCCGCATCTACAAAGAAAGCATTCTCGTGGGCTTCGCCGGTTCCACGGCCGACGCCTTCACCTTGCTGGAGCGTTTCGAAGCCAAGCTAGAGCAATTCAAGGGCAACCTTCCACGAGCCAGCGTCGAGTTGGCCAAGGAATGGCGCACGGATAAGTATCTGCGACGCTTGGAAGCCATGCTGCTAGCCAGCGACGGCACGCAGATCCTGCTCCTGTCGGGCAACGGCGATGTCATTGAGCCCGACGACGGCATGGCGGCCATTGGCTCGGGCGGCTCCTACGCCCTGGCCGCAGCCCGCGCGCTCAAGCGCCACACCGGCATGGCAGCCCGCGAGATCTGCGAGAGATCCATGGCCATTGCCGCGGAGATCTGCGTGTTTACCAACGACAAACTGGTCGTGGAGACCATCGATAAGGGGTAATTGACATGCCGCTCCCAGCCGTTGCCCCCAAGTCCCTAACTTCCGCAAGCAATCTCACGCCACGCGAGATTGTTTCCGAGCTGGACCGCTACATAGTAAGCCAGAAGGACGCCAAGCGCATGGTGGCGATTGCCATGCGCAACCGTTGGCGTCGGCAACAGCTCGACCCGGCCCTGCGCGACGAGATAGCTCCCAAGAACATCATCATGATGGGCCCCACCGGCGTGGGTAAAACTGAAATCGCCCGCAGGCTGGCCAAACTGGCCGGCTCGCCATTCCATAAAGTCGAAGCCACGAAATTCACGGAGGTCGGCTACGTGGGACGCGACGTCGAATCCATGATCCGCGAGCTCATGGACATCGGCGTGAGCCTGGTCAAGGAAGAGGAGCTTGCCAGGGTGCGTGTGCAGGCCGAAAAGCGTGCCGAGGAAGCCCTCCTGGACCTGCTGCTTCCCGGACCGAGCCAACCCAACGTGTTCGCCGCCGCACCAGGCGGGGAAACCGCAGGGCCGGACAAGGATTCAACAAGGGAGAAGCTGCGCACGCTTTGGCGTCAGGGCCAGCTCGACGAACGCGAAGTTGAGATGCAGGTCACGGCCAAGACCGGGCCGCAGATCGAGGTCATGTCCATCCCCGGCATGGAGGAGATGGGCTCCCAGTTTCGTGACATGTTCAGCAAGGTTTTTCCTTCCAAGAAGAAAACGCGCAAAATCAAGATCAAGGACGCCCACGGCCTGCTTGTGCAGGAAGAGAGCGACAAGCTCGTGGACATGGACAAGGTCGTGGAGCAGGCCAAGGAGCGCGTGGAGCAGACCGGCATCCTGTTTATCGACGAGATCGACAAAATTTGCGGTTCCGATGCTCGCCGAGGCGGGCCCGACGTGTCTCGCGAGGGCGTGCAGCGGGATCTGCTGCCTGTTGTGGAAGGCAGTACCGTGAATACCAAGTACGGCATGGTCAAGACCGACCACATTCTGTTCATTGCCGCCGGTGCCTTCCACATCTCCAAGCCCTCGGACCTCATTCCCGAGCTGCAGGGCCGCTTTCCTTTACGCGTGGAACTCAAGGATCTGGGACAGGAAGAATTCTATCGCATCCTGACCGAGCCTGCCAACGCCCTGACCAAGCAATACAGTGCCCTACTGAGCACCGAAGATATCGAATTGAGCTTTGGAGATGATGCGCTGCGCGAGATCGCTGCCTTTGCCGAACAGATCAACCAGGAAACCGAGAATATCGGCGCGCGCAGGCTATACACCATCATGGAGCGCATCCTGTCGGATCTTTCCTTCGAAGCGCCCGACCGACCGGGCCAGAAGGTCGCCGTGGACCGTGTATACGTGCGCGAACACCTCAAGGACGTGCAACAGGATCACGACCTGTCGCGCTACATCCTCTAACCCGTGCTGCAACCCGAACGCGAGAACACCCCATGTCCGAACTGACAAGCAAGACCTGCGCAAGCGCAGACTCCATGCACGAGGCAGCTCTTAAGGCCAAGGTCGTCCTGGAGGCCCTACCCTACATTCGCCAGTTTCACGGCCAGACCATCGTCATCAAGTACGGCGGTCACGCCATGGTGGACGAAACGCTCAAGCGCCAATTCGCCCTGAACGTCATCCTGCTCAAATACATCGGGCTAAACCCGGTCATAGTGCACGGCGGTGGGCCGCAAATCGGCGACATGCTCAAGAAGCTGAACATCGTCAGCCAGTTTCGCGACGGGCTGCGCATAACCGACGAAGCCACCATGGACGTGGTGGAGATGGTCCTGGTGGGCAAGGTCAACAAGCAGATCGTCAACCAGCTCAATCTGCAAGGGGCCAAGGCTGTTGGTCTGTCGGGCAAGGATGGACAGCTTATCAAGGCTCGCAAGCTGGAGATGGTCCTGGAACGCAAGGACATGCCGCCGGAGATCATCGACCTGGGCAAGGTGGGCGAGGTGCTGGAAATCAACACCAAACTCATCGCGTCCCTGGAGCGCGAAGGCTTCATCCCGGTCATCGCACCCGTAGGCGTGGATGACGAAGGCGAGACCTACAATATCAACGCCGACTCCGTGGCCGGCGCCGTGGCCGGCGCTCTCAAGGCCAAGAGGCTCATCCTGCTCACGGATGTGGCCGGCATCCTGGACAAGGACAAGCGGCTCATTTCTTCCATGAACGAGCGCCAGGCCATGCAGGCCATCGAAAACGGCACGGTCACCGGCGGCATGATCCCCAAGATCAAATGCTGCCTGGAGGCCATCCACTCCGGCGTGGAGAAAGCCCACATCCTGGACGGCAGGTTGGAGAATTCGCTTGTGCTGGAGCTGTTCACCATGGGCGGCATCGGCTCGGAGATCGTTGCCGGCTAGGGGCTCATAAGAATCTACGAGTTCAACTTTTTTGAAATCCCGGTTCGGCGTGTTCGGACCGGGATTTCTTGCGCGTGTGGCCAAGCACCATGGTTGCGGCCACGATGAGCAGAGTGCCCAGCATGCTCCAGACATCGGGCAAATCGCCGAAGATCAGACCACTCCAGACAGCGGCAAGCGGAATCTGAAAATACGTGGCGGCTGAAGCCCGCCCTGCGGGTTCAAGGGAATAGCCTTTGGTCATGAATACCTGCGCCGCCTGGGTCGCCAGGCCAATACCGAGCAGAAGCAACCACTCCCGGCTGCTTGGCCATATCCATGTCGCGGCAGCAGGTACACCGGAGCAGCAGAAGGCCACTCCCGACAGATAGAGTACTTGAGTCAAGGGTTGCTCGGTGGCTCCGAGCTTGCGTACCAGAATATACGTGCAGCCGGCCATGAATGCTCCACCAAGGGCTGCCAGCGTACCCAGGACATCCAAGGCCTGGCCGTGGCCGAAGAGAAAAGGCGGCTTGGCGATGAGCAGCGCGCCGCCCAAACCAGCCAGAACGCACAACACGCTGTCTCGATTCAGGCGTTCTCCGAGAAACACTGCCGCCAGAACAGCCACGAACACGGGATTGAGAAAGAAGAGCACCGTGGCCTCGCCCAAAGGCAAGCGCATGTAGCCATAAAAAGACATGGCCATGGCCGAGAACCCGAACAGGCCTCGGGCCAGCAGCAGTCCTCGCCTGTTTCCCGGCGACCTGATCCCGGCCCGGTGCAGCAGCCAGAGGGTGAACACCAAGCCAAAGGCCGCGCGCACCCAGACGACCTCCATAAACGGCAATCTTGCGCCGGCAAGCTTGGTGAATGCGCTGCCGATGCTGAACCAAAAGGCCGCGATGATCATGCAGCGTATGCCGGGCGAGAGAGATCCAAATGCCACAAGAGCGATCTGCATGCATCAACAAGCGGTCTGCGCTGTACGAGTCACGCAGACTTTGTCCTCATCATCCCTCTCCCGGACCAGCACGTTGACATGATCCGTAAGCTCCGTATCGATCTTCATGCCTATGTAATCTGGTTGGATAGGCAGTTCGCGATGGCCGCGATCCACCAGGCACATGAGTTCCACGCGCTTGGGGCGACCGTAGTCCAGAATGGCTTCAAGGGCGGCGCGCACTGTGCGCCCGGTGAACAGCACGTCGTCCACCAGGATGATCTTGTGCCTGGTGATTTCGAAAGGAATCTCGGTGCAGTTGATGAGTGGCTGGACCGTCAGGTCGCTCCAGTCGTCGCGATAGAGATTGATATCCAGCTTGCCAAGGGGGATGCGCCGGCCAAGCCGTTCATCAAGAATGGCCTTGAGTCGCTCGGCCAAATCCGCCCCGCGGCGCTGAATGCCGATGATAGCCAAATCCTCGCACTCGCCATGCCTGGTCAGAACCTGTGCGGCCAGAGCTTCCATAAGCCGGGATATCTCTTCCGCTGAAATGATCATGCTCGCCTTGTCCATGAGAACTCCTGTGCGCTGGCTGTAGCAGTCACTATAGCGGATCACGCCGTGATATGGCAAACCCCGGCCGTGATCGGAAACACGGGGTGAGTTTGCGAGTCGTCGGCACAATCCAACATTCAAGTGCTTTCGTTTCATTTCAATCAGTTAAACTTTGCCTTGTCTGCATTATTTATCAATTAATATAATTCACAATGTGCTGACGCACCCTATTTTACAATAATTTATCCTTTACAGATAATCTTGAATGCAATCAATGCGGCTCAGGCTTATATCAAGCTCTCACATAGGACTTGAGCGCAATTTGACAGGCATTAAATGGCAGAGTATTTGATTTGAATTCAATGGAGCAGGAGGATGTGCATGGTCGAACTGACCGAGTCCGCCAGGGCTCAGCTACAGAAATACTTTGAAGATAGACGGATCTCGGCTATTCGGATCTATCTTGCCTCGGGAGGCTGAGCGGGGCCACGATTGTCAATGGCTCTGGATGAGCCAAACGATACCGACGAGACTATCGATGCCCAAGGGTTCACCTTTGTCGTGGAGCGGGAGTTGTACACCCGAGCCAAACCCATCAAGGTGGATATGACTTATTTGGGCTTTCATATTACCTCGGCCATGCCCTTGAGCGACAAAGGCGGATGCGGCGGAACTTGCAGTTGTTGAAACTGCCCATCGACTTGCTTCCAGGCTAATCGACACTTTCCCTTAATAATGGCAAACCCCGCCTGGCATCGCCTAGCGGGGTTTGTTTTATTCGCTACTGCGAGGGCTAGCTGCACAGGTCAGCTCCTACTCGTCGGCAGCCTCGTAGATGCCGCTCTTGCCGCCGCTTTTGTACAGGAGCTTCACGCCCTCGATAATCATGTCCTTCTGCACAGCCTTACACATGTCGTAGATCGTCAGTGCGGCGATATTGGCGGCAGTCAGCGCCTCCATCTCCACTCCGGTCTGCGAGGTAGTGCGCGCCTCGGCGCGGATGACAATGCGCGAGCTCGCCTCGTCAACTTCGAAAACAACATCTACAAAGGACAAAGGAAGCGGATGACAGAGGGGGATGAGCTGATGAGTGGATTTGGCGGCCAATATGCCGGCGATCTTGGCCGTTGACAGGGCATCGCCCTTGGGCAGGGCCTTGTCGCGCAGGAGTGCCAGGGTTTCGGGCGCCATGCGCACAACGGCCTGGGCCACGGCCACGCGCCGGGTCGCATCCTTGTGGCCCACGTCCACCATACGGGAATTGCCATGCTCGTCGATATGGGAGAGCGTGCGACTCATAGCCCAGCCTCCTGGCTGTAAGGGTGAAACAAAAAAGGGGAAGCTTCGCCCCCCCTTGGATTCTGTGTTGGCAGTACCTACTCGCCTGTAGCTACCTTCTTGGCCTTATCGAAAAAGCGCTTGACTTTCTTGAGGGGCTTCTCTTCCTCCAGGCGGGCGAACTCGCGCAGGAGGTCCTCCTGCTTCTTGGACAAGTTGGTGGGAGTCTTGACGATGACCTCCACCAGCAGGTCGCCCCTGCGGGTGCCGCCAGGTTGCGGCAGGCCCAAACCGGCGAGCTGAAAAACCCGGCCGCTCTGCGTGCCTTTGGGAATCTCCATGCTGACCGGCTCATCCAGGGTCTCCACCTCGATCTTGTCGCCAAGGGTGGCCTGAACCATGCCGATCTCCTTGGTCACGACGAGTTCCTGGCCCTGACGACGGAAGATCTTGTCCGGCTGCACGGAGATGACCACATACAGGTCGCCCGGAGGGCCGCCGTAACCACCCGCCTCGCCTTCTCCGCGCAGGCGCAGGCGGCTGCCGTCATCCACGCCTGCCGGCACGCGCACCTTGATCTCCCGCTCACGCACCACCCGTCCGCGGCCCCGACATTCGGAGCAAGGCGAGCGAATGATCCTGCCTTCGCCGCGGCAGACCGGGCACGTAATGGCCACCCGGAAAAATCCTTGGGCTTGGTAGACCTGGCCCGCGCCCTGGCACTGCTGGCAAGTTTCCGCCGAAGTGCCGGGTGATGCTCCGCTTCCGTCGCACTCGGGGCAAACTTCCTGTTTGGGCAGGCGCAGGGTAACTTCTGTACCCTTGGCCGCTTCACGGAAATTGATGGTCAGGTTGTAACGCAGGTCCGCGCCGGCGTGTGGCCGGGGACCACGGCGGCCAGCGCCGCCGAAGCCGAAAAATTCGCTGAAGATGTCGCCGAACGCTCCGAAGATGTCCTCGGGGCTGGAGAAACCTTGCGAACCAAACTCCCCCATGCCTTCGTGGCCGAAGCGGTCATAGCGTGTCCGCTTATCCTGATCACGCAAGACCTCGTAAGCTTCCGCTGCTTCCTTGAATTTGCTTTCGGCTTCGGGATCATCCGGATTTTGATCCGGATGGTACTTGAAGGCCAGCTTGCGATAAGCCCGCTTGATCTCATCCTCGCCGGCGCTACGCTCCACGCCGAGGATTTCGTAGTAATCTCGCTTTGGTGCCATGTCTAACTATTGCTGTTCAATGAAAACGCCGGCCTCTTCGATGGACTCGGCAGGCTTGACCTTGCCTGCGGCGATTTCGCGCAGGGAAGTGACGACTTCCTTGTTGTCGGACTGCACGAGGGGCCTGTAGCCCTCGCGGTACTGCTTGATGCGCTTGATGGACATCTGCACGATGAGAAACCGGTTGTCCACTTGCTCAAGGCAATCTTCAACGGTAATGCGAGCCATATAGCACTCCTACGAGCGTATGCTGATGTGTCATGGTTGGCGCCAGCCGAGGCTTGGCCTTTGATGAAAGGCTGCCGACTCCTTGCAGGCGCTTGTCAATAATCATGCCCGGAGTACGCAG comes from Desulfocurvibacter africanus subsp. africanus DSM 2603 and encodes:
- the argB gene encoding acetylglutamate kinase, yielding MHEAALKAKVVLEALPYIRQFHGQTIVIKYGGHAMVDETLKRQFALNVILLKYIGLNPVIVHGGGPQIGDMLKKLNIVSQFRDGLRITDEATMDVVEMVLVGKVNKQIVNQLNLQGAKAVGLSGKDGQLIKARKLEMVLERKDMPPEIIDLGKVGEVLEINTKLIASLEREGFIPVIAPVGVDDEGETYNINADSVAGAVAGALKAKRLILLTDVAGILDKDKRLISSMNERQAMQAIENGTVTGGMIPKIKCCLEAIHSGVEKAHILDGRLENSLVLELFTMGGIGSEIVAG
- the pyrR gene encoding bifunctional pyr operon transcriptional regulator/uracil phosphoribosyltransferase PyrR, which gives rise to MDKASMIISAEEISRLMEALAAQVLTRHGECEDLAIIGIQRRGADLAERLKAILDERLGRRIPLGKLDINLYRDDWSDLTVQPLINCTEIPFEITRHKIILVDDVLFTGRTVRAALEAILDYGRPKRVELMCLVDRGHRELPIQPDYIGMKIDTELTDHVNVLVRERDDEDKVCVTRTAQTAC
- the moaC gene encoding cyclic pyranopterin monophosphate synthase MoaC, giving the protein MSRTLSHIDEHGNSRMVDVGHKDATRRVAVAQAVVRMAPETLALLRDKALPKGDALSTAKIAGILAAKSTHQLIPLCHPLPLSFVDVVFEVDEASSRIVIRAEARTTSQTGVEMEALTAANIAALTIYDMCKAVQKDMIIEGVKLLYKSGGKSGIYEAADE
- the hslU gene encoding ATP-dependent protease ATPase subunit HslU, translating into MPLPAVAPKSLTSASNLTPREIVSELDRYIVSQKDAKRMVAIAMRNRWRRQQLDPALRDEIAPKNIIMMGPTGVGKTEIARRLAKLAGSPFHKVEATKFTEVGYVGRDVESMIRELMDIGVSLVKEEELARVRVQAEKRAEEALLDLLLPGPSQPNVFAAAPGGETAGPDKDSTREKLRTLWRQGQLDEREVEMQVTAKTGPQIEVMSIPGMEEMGSQFRDMFSKVFPSKKKTRKIKIKDAHGLLVQEESDKLVDMDKVVEQAKERVEQTGILFIDEIDKICGSDARRGGPDVSREGVQRDLLPVVEGSTVNTKYGMVKTDHILFIAAGAFHISKPSDLIPELQGRFPLRVELKDLGQEEFYRILTEPANALTKQYSALLSTEDIELSFGDDALREIAAFAEQINQETENIGARRLYTIMERILSDLSFEAPDRPGQKVAVDRVYVREHLKDVQQDHDLSRYIL
- the hslV gene encoding ATP-dependent protease subunit HslV, encoding MHATTILAVLDDRGVAMAGDGQVTLGQQTVMKHTARKVRRIYKESILVGFAGSTADAFTLLERFEAKLEQFKGNLPRASVELAKEWRTDKYLRRLEAMLLASDGTQILLLSGNGDVIEPDDGMAAIGSGGSYALAAARALKRHTGMAAREICERSMAIAAEICVFTNDKLVVETIDKG
- the rpoZ gene encoding DNA-directed RNA polymerase subunit omega — encoded protein: MARITVEDCLEQVDNRFLIVQMSIKRIKQYREGYRPLVQSDNKEVVTSLREIAAGKVKPAESIEEAGVFIEQQ
- a CDS encoding M16 family metallopeptidase, which gives rise to MSMNTDSIVCASQLDNGIRVVTERIPATRSASLGIWIEAGSLDEQPNQEGIAHFWEHMAFKGTLTRTALDIAKDLDRLGGFSNAFTGREHTCFHARMVDTGLADAMDILSDIVLRPRLDPSDILLEQDVVLQEIAMVNDTPEDYLFEHFWSVYWTEPAMAHSILGNDNTVQGFVPTMLDAWRQEHYKPGRMLVAAAGAVDHEKLVNLASRTFGSLPPASDARQQSLSGVQSRRQAIDRDMEQTHVLFGFPGVALTDERRFALAYLNSLLGGQMSSRLFQEVRERRGLAYSVYSSHQALANQGVLQVYAATQPGKCREMLSVILQELHELAQGKVDEAEIAHCRDHLLGMLYLGTESSEDRMLRLAKNHFLFGRHVPVEETAAELNAVNLDDIRAVARDFLAPDQACLCILGPDVDESLWKGLWD
- a CDS encoding DMT family transporter produces the protein MQIALVAFGSLSPGIRCMIIAAFWFSIGSAFTKLAGARLPFMEVVWVRAAFGLVFTLWLLHRAGIRSPGNRRGLLLARGLFGFSAMAMSFYGYMRLPLGEATVLFFLNPVFVAVLAAVFLGERLNRDSVLCVLAGLGGALLIAKPPFLFGHGQALDVLGTLAALGGAFMAGCTYILVRKLGATEQPLTQVLYLSGVAFCCSGVPAAATWIWPSSREWLLLLGIGLATQAAQVFMTKGYSLEPAGRASAATYFQIPLAAVWSGLIFGDLPDVWSMLGTLLIVAATMVLGHTRKKSRSEHAEPGFQKS
- the dnaJ gene encoding molecular chaperone DnaJ; translation: MAPKRDYYEILGVERSAGEDEIKRAYRKLAFKYHPDQNPDDPEAESKFKEAAEAYEVLRDQDKRTRYDRFGHEGMGEFGSQGFSSPEDIFGAFGDIFSEFFGFGGAGRRGPRPHAGADLRYNLTINFREAAKGTEVTLRLPKQEVCPECDGSGASPGTSAETCQQCQGAGQVYQAQGFFRVAITCPVCRGEGRIIRSPCSECRGRGRVVREREIKVRVPAGVDDGSRLRLRGEGEAGGYGGPPGDLYVVISVQPDKIFRRQGQELVVTKEIGMVQATLGDKIEVETLDEPVSMEIPKGTQSGRVFQLAGLGLPQPGGTRRGDLLVEVIVKTPTNLSKKQEDLLREFARLEEEKPLKKVKRFFDKAKKVATGE
- a CDS encoding IscA/HesB family protein, whose protein sequence is MVELTESARAQLQKYFEDRRISAIRIYLASGGUAGPRLSMALDEPNDTDETIDAQGFTFVVERELYTRAKPIKVDMTYLGFHITSAMPLSDKGGCGGTCSC